The following coding sequences lie in one Panicum virgatum strain AP13 chromosome 6N, P.virgatum_v5, whole genome shotgun sequence genomic window:
- the LOC120680216 gene encoding UDP-glycosyltransferase 83A1-like, producing the protein MAKAHILVLPVPAQGHVTPLMELSHRLVDHGFEVTFVNTETHHARVVGALQAAGGTAALAGIHLASISDGSDDNDDSGKIFDSYSRHMPGHLERLIAGMEAAGRPKVKWLVCDVFMWWLLDVAKKFGIRVAAFWPLPAACLAICLKIPKLTEDGLLNNKGWPERDETFQLAPGIPPLHTSQLPWMHLGPVVFEMHIRTGMLTAHAEMVVCNSFGELEAGAFKILPPNVLPIGPLTSDRELRKPVGQFLPEDTRCLQWLDAQPDGSVVYVAFGSTAVFDPRQFRELALGLELTGRPFLWVVRPDFTAGDLSKAWFDEFQARVAGTGMVVSWCPQQKVLAHRAVTCFVSHCGWNSTMEGVRNGVPFLCWPYFSDQFVNRNYITDVWRTGLAVSPDASWVVTKEELRSKVEQVVGDSEIRDRARLFRDAARRSIGEGGASYENLQKFVDLLRA; encoded by the exons ATGGCCAAGGCTCACATCCTCGTGCTGCCGGTGCCGGCCCAGGGCCACGTCACCCCGCTCATGGAGCTCTCCCACCGCTTGGTCGACCACGGCTTCGAGGTCACGTTCGTCAACACCGAAACGCATCACGCGCGGGTCGTCGGCGCGCtgcaggcggcgggcggcacggcggcgctggccggcaTCCACCTGGCATCCATCTCGGACGGGTCGGACGATAACGACGACAGCGGCAAGATCTTCGACTCCTACTCTCGGCACATGCCGGGGCACCTGGAGCGGCTCATCGCCGGAATGGAGGCGGCCGGCAGGCCCAAGGTGAAGTGGCTTGTGTGCGACGTGTTCATGTGGTGGCTCTTGGACGTTGCCAAAAAGTTTGGCATCCGCGTGGCCGCATTCTGGCCGCTGCCGGCGGCTTGCTTAGCCATTTGTCTCAAGATCCCCAAGTTGACAGAGGATGGGCTCCTCAACAACAAGG GTTGGCCAGAGCGTGATGAGACGTTCCAGCTTGCCCCCGGGATTCCACCGCTGCACACGTCGCAGCTGCCGTGGATGCATCTCGGACCGGTCGTCTTCGAGATGCACATCCGGACCGGCATGCTCACCGCCCACGCCGAGATGGTGGTGTGCAACTCTTTCGGCGAGCTCGAGGCCGGCGCTTTCAAGATCCTGCCGCCCAACGTCCTGCCCATCGGACCCCTGACCTCAGACAGGGAGCTCCGGAAGCCCGTCGGGCAGTTCCTGCCGGAGGACACCCGGTGCCTCCAGTGGCTCGACGCCCAGCCCGACGGGTCCGTCGTGTACGTGGCGTTCGGCAGCACCGCCGTCTTCGACCCGCGCCAGTTCCGGGAGCTCGCGCTGGGGCTGGAGCTCACCGGCCGGCCGTTCCTCTGGGTGGTGCGCCCGGacttcaccgccggcgacctgaGCAAGGCGTGGTTCGACGAGTTCCAGGCCCGCGTCGCCGGCACAGGCATGGTGGTCAGCTGGTGCCCCCAGCAGAAGGTCCTGGCGCACCGCGCGGTGACGTGCTTCGTATCGCACTGCGGCTGGAACTCGACAATGGAGGGTGTCAGGAACGGCGTGCCGTTCCTGTGCTGGCCTTACTTCTCCGACCAGTTCGTGAACCGGAACTACATCACCGACGTGTGGAGGACCGGCCTGGCGGTGTCGCCCGACGCGAGCTGGGTTGTGACCAAGGAGGAGCTGAGGAGCAAGGTGGAGCAGGTCGTCGGCGACAGCGAGATCAGGGACCGAGCGCGGCTGTTCAGGgacgcggctcgccggagcatcGGCGAAGGGGGAGCCTCGTACGAGAacctgcaaaagttcgtggacCTGCTGCGTGCGTGA